Proteins encoded together in one Planctomyces sp. SH-PL14 window:
- a CDS encoding AAA family ATPase has translation MAIEELRIDGYRSLRRLRIPLQPITVVTGPNGSGKSNLYRALVLIAQSAQGRFARALAEEGGLSSAMWAGQRFTREKTRVVLGLTTDEFSFEMACGYPQGGKTLHDPGRFALDPEIKLEQVWGGRQRRPSALLCERRNSMIRIRGGDYEWNDYPFTVTPTESVLSQLREPYRYPELWRLRESVLRWRFYHQFRTDSRSPLRQWQVATYSPILDDDGENLASALATIQLGELSEALARAVHQAFGANLVIASEDTLRNPASRTLTRAEIRLETPSLGRALTARELSDGTLRFLCLAAALLSDRPPELLALNEPETSLHPDLIPVLAGMIVDASRSSQVWVTTHSALLAERIAELSGCQPIRLEMVDGETRIIDGDA, from the coding sequence TTGGCGATCGAAGAACTACGGATCGATGGCTACCGCTCGCTGCGGCGGCTTCGGATTCCGCTGCAGCCCATCACCGTCGTCACAGGCCCGAACGGCTCTGGAAAATCGAATCTGTATCGGGCTCTCGTCCTGATCGCCCAGTCCGCTCAGGGCCGGTTTGCCCGTGCGCTGGCTGAAGAAGGGGGTCTCTCCTCTGCGATGTGGGCGGGACAACGCTTCACGCGAGAAAAGACCCGGGTCGTGCTCGGGCTGACAACCGACGAATTCTCCTTCGAGATGGCCTGCGGCTATCCGCAGGGGGGAAAGACGCTGCATGACCCCGGTCGATTCGCCCTGGATCCGGAGATCAAACTCGAGCAGGTCTGGGGCGGACGGCAGCGACGGCCGTCCGCGCTGTTGTGCGAGCGCAGGAACAGCATGATTCGCATCCGTGGCGGCGACTACGAATGGAACGACTACCCGTTCACAGTCACGCCGACGGAGTCGGTCCTCTCGCAGCTTCGCGAGCCATACAGGTACCCGGAACTCTGGCGTCTGCGAGAGTCTGTGCTCCGGTGGCGGTTCTATCACCAGTTCCGGACCGATTCCCGATCGCCGCTGCGGCAGTGGCAGGTCGCGACGTACTCCCCGATTCTCGATGACGACGGTGAGAACCTCGCCTCCGCGCTGGCCACGATCCAGCTGGGCGAGCTCTCCGAGGCCCTGGCCCGTGCCGTCCATCAGGCGTTCGGCGCGAATCTCGTGATCGCCAGTGAAGACACTTTGAGGAATCCAGCGTCACGGACACTGACGCGAGCGGAGATTCGACTGGAGACCCCGTCGCTGGGGCGGGCCTTGACGGCCCGCGAGCTGTCGGATGGAACGCTGCGTTTTCTCTGCCTGGCGGCCGCTCTTCTGAGCGACCGTCCGCCAGAGCTCCTCGCCCTCAACGAACCTGAGACAAGCCTCCATCCCGACCTGATTCCGGTCCTGGCCGGAATGATCGTGGACGCGTCCCGGTCGAGTCAGGTCTGGGTGACGACTCACTCCGCGCTCCTGGCTGAGCGGATCGCGGAATTGAGCGGGTGCCAGCCGATCCGTCTGGAAATGGTCGACGGAGAAACGCGAATCATCGACGGCGACGCATGA
- a CDS encoding SDR family NAD(P)-dependent oxidoreductase — protein MKDNRRRAALVTGSGTGVGRATALRLARLGFDVVVNYSRSEGEARETAELARQHGGRVIVVRANVSRSEEVDAMLKQVEAEFGRLDVLVNNAATTKFIPHNDLDTLTEAVWDEILGVNLKGPYFCVKAAAPLLRQSDAPAVVNVSSVAGIGGEGSSVAYAASKGALNTMTKSLARALAPIRVNAVCPGPIDSRWLRDIMTEEQLHKRVENYPIPRPAQPDDIADAIVYLATGTSLTTGQCLVVDGGRTM, from the coding sequence ATGAAAGACAACCGCCGCCGCGCCGCCCTTGTCACCGGCTCCGGAACGGGGGTGGGACGGGCCACCGCTCTCCGCTTGGCACGGCTGGGATTTGATGTCGTCGTGAATTACTCACGGAGCGAGGGCGAGGCTCGCGAGACTGCGGAGCTGGCGCGGCAACATGGAGGCCGGGTGATCGTGGTCCGGGCGAATGTCAGCCGCAGCGAGGAAGTCGATGCGATGCTGAAGCAGGTGGAGGCGGAGTTCGGGCGGCTCGATGTTCTGGTCAACAACGCCGCCACGACGAAGTTTATTCCGCACAACGATCTCGACACGCTGACCGAGGCGGTGTGGGATGAGATCCTGGGCGTGAACCTGAAGGGGCCCTACTTCTGCGTCAAGGCGGCTGCGCCGCTGCTGCGGCAGTCGGATGCGCCGGCGGTGGTGAACGTCTCGTCGGTGGCGGGGATTGGCGGGGAGGGGTCTTCGGTGGCGTATGCGGCGAGCAAGGGGGCGCTCAATACGATGACGAAGTCGCTGGCGCGGGCGCTGGCTCCGATTCGGGTGAATGCGGTCTGTCCGGGGCCGATTGATTCGCGGTGGCTGCGGGACATCATGACGGAGGAGCAGCTTCATAAGCGGGTGGAGAACTATCCGATTCCGCGTCCTGCGCAGCCGGATGATATTGCGGATGCGATT
- a CDS encoding peroxiredoxin family protein: MSSLLLGGVLWILAAGPLQEAPTTDLYYSTQLGQLDRGGKSTPVHEFNMHVFVTRNGTDFTTRHVIEDAGNTLPWIGRFGQSSRAGTFPAIATVHRHDGLPYSLTVRVPFLNGAPKLAADTKWEEGQVDLEVTGTRKVGDWDCWVVESSDGLGRRGTFLVDQETGIVTSSTQRIFMGQGDRFELVTRLVSTNAVADASEARVAAIGESLRKLQAELGYAERTTDFELTAAQLESVADQIPALTEAAEGTAYERLVALINREVKAQQQRTTAVADLTKRFVGQAAPPIRVKTLTGTDYDIAPHKGKVIVLHFWDYRDSPLTEPYGQIGYLDFLASRRGERVKVIGVAVDPRLGSPDTAGLAVRSIRKLKEFMNVGYDITTDSGDLIKSFGDPRQFSAPLPLWVVIGPNGQIVHYRNGLYKVDVNRGLEELDLVVAAALKSAK; this comes from the coding sequence ATGTCGAGTCTCCTGTTGGGCGGTGTGCTGTGGATTCTGGCCGCGGGTCCGCTTCAGGAAGCCCCTACCACCGACCTTTACTACTCGACGCAGCTCGGGCAGCTCGACCGGGGGGGAAAGTCGACTCCGGTCCATGAGTTCAATATGCATGTGTTCGTGACCCGGAACGGGACGGACTTCACGACGCGGCATGTCATCGAGGACGCCGGGAACACGCTTCCCTGGATCGGCCGGTTCGGGCAGAGCTCCCGCGCAGGGACGTTCCCGGCCATCGCGACTGTTCATCGCCATGACGGGCTGCCGTACTCCCTGACCGTCCGCGTGCCGTTCCTCAACGGGGCCCCCAAGCTCGCCGCGGACACGAAGTGGGAAGAGGGGCAGGTCGATCTCGAAGTGACCGGAACGCGGAAAGTCGGTGATTGGGACTGCTGGGTGGTCGAATCGTCCGATGGCCTCGGACGGCGGGGAACATTCCTGGTCGATCAGGAGACCGGGATCGTGACCTCCAGCACGCAGCGGATTTTTATGGGGCAGGGAGACCGGTTTGAGCTCGTCACCCGGCTTGTCTCGACCAACGCGGTGGCGGACGCCTCCGAGGCCCGCGTCGCCGCCATCGGCGAGAGTCTGCGGAAGCTGCAGGCAGAACTCGGATATGCCGAACGGACCACCGATTTTGAACTGACGGCGGCGCAGCTGGAGTCGGTGGCGGACCAGATTCCGGCGCTGACCGAAGCGGCCGAGGGAACGGCTTACGAGCGGTTGGTAGCGCTCATCAACCGGGAAGTGAAGGCCCAGCAGCAGCGGACGACCGCGGTCGCGGACCTGACGAAGCGGTTTGTCGGCCAGGCGGCCCCGCCGATCCGGGTGAAGACGCTCACCGGGACCGATTACGACATCGCCCCGCACAAGGGGAAGGTGATCGTTCTTCACTTCTGGGACTATCGTGATTCGCCGTTGACGGAGCCATACGGCCAGATCGGTTACCTGGATTTCCTGGCCTCGCGCCGCGGCGAGCGGGTTAAGGTGATCGGCGTGGCGGTCGATCCCCGGCTCGGGTCGCCGGATACGGCGGGCCTCGCGGTCCGGTCGATCCGCAAGCTGAAGGAGTTCATGAACGTCGGCTACGACATCACGACCGATTCCGGGGACCTCATCAAGAGTTTCGGCGATCCGCGACAGTTCTCCGCACCCCTCCCCTTGTGGGTCGTGATCGGTCCGAACGGGCAGATCGTTCATTACCGGAACGGGCTCTACAAGGTTGACGTGAACCGCGGTCTGGAGGAGCTGGACCTCGTGGTGGCGGCCGCTCTCAAGTCGGCCAAGTGA